A segment of the Kiloniellales bacterium genome:
GGTCCCGCGATGTGAACCGGGGTCCCGGAGCCCGCGAACTCGGCCAGGCGCTGGCGGCAGCCGCCACAGGGGGTGCAGAGCCGCTCGCCCTCCGCCAGGACCAGGACCTCGGCGACCTCGCGGGCGCCGGCGGCGACCAGGGCGCCAAGGGCGCCGGTCTCGGCGCAGAGCCCCTCGGGGTAGGAGGCGTTCTCGACGTTGCAGCCAGAAAAAAACCGACCGTCGCCGCTGCGCAGGCAGACACCGACCTGGAAGCCGGAGTAAGGGGCATGTGCATTGTCCCGCGCCGCCTTGGCCAGGCGGATCATCTCATCGAGGTCGCTCATTTGTCCTTCACGTAGGGGATGCCGCTGGCCTTGGGCGCCACGGCGCGGCCGACGAAGCCGGCCAGCAGGATCACGGTCAGAGCGTAGGGCAGGGCCTGGATGACCTGGACCGGGATCACGCCGATGCCGGGCAGGGCGACTCCCTGGAGCCGGATCTGCAGGGCGTCGGCGAAGGCGAAGAGCAGGCAGGCC
Coding sequences within it:
- the cdd gene encoding cytidine deaminase, with amino-acid sequence MSDLDEMIRLAKAARDNAHAPYSGFQVGVCLRSGDGRFFSGCNVENASYPEGLCAETGALGALVAAGAREVAEVLVLAEGERLCTPCGGCRQRLAEFAGSGTPVHIAGPEGLRRSFTLGELLPEAFFFERGKA